One genomic window of Azospirillum sp. TSH100 includes the following:
- the dusA gene encoding tRNA dihydrouridine(20/20a) synthase DusA, translating to MTAPTPVTSTIPLSVAPMMDWTDRHCRYFHRLLSRSTLLYTEMVTTGAVLHGDRERLLGFDAAEHPVALQLGGSDPADLAACARIAEEWGYDEVNLNVGCPSDRVQSGRFGACLMAEPDLVARLVGAMRDAVSIPVTVKSRIAIDEMEEWPTLNHFIRTVSAAGCTHFIVHARKAWLKGLSPKENRDIPPLRYDLVHRLKAEYPELTIAINGGIRTLDEAEEHLGRLDSVMIGRAAYETPYLLADADRRLLGGEPGPDRHAVIEAMLPYIEARMTLGTPLSAITRHMLGLFQGLPGARAYRRHIAENAHRPGAGPEVLERAASLVRGRGADEAVEEAA from the coding sequence ATGACCGCCCCGACCCCCGTCACCTCCACCATCCCCCTCAGTGTCGCCCCGATGATGGACTGGACCGACCGGCATTGCCGGTACTTCCACCGTCTGCTGTCGCGCTCGACCCTGCTCTATACCGAGATGGTGACCACGGGCGCCGTGCTGCATGGCGACCGTGAACGGCTGCTGGGCTTCGATGCGGCGGAACATCCGGTGGCGCTCCAGCTCGGCGGCTCCGACCCGGCGGATCTCGCCGCCTGCGCCCGCATCGCGGAAGAGTGGGGCTATGACGAGGTGAACCTCAATGTCGGCTGCCCCAGCGACCGCGTGCAGTCCGGCCGCTTCGGCGCCTGCCTGATGGCCGAGCCCGATCTGGTGGCCCGGCTGGTCGGCGCCATGCGCGATGCGGTCTCGATCCCCGTCACCGTCAAGTCGCGCATCGCCATCGACGAGATGGAGGAGTGGCCGACGTTGAACCATTTCATCCGCACCGTCTCGGCCGCCGGCTGCACCCACTTCATCGTCCATGCCCGCAAGGCGTGGCTGAAGGGACTCAGTCCCAAGGAGAACCGGGACATCCCGCCGCTGCGCTACGACCTCGTCCACCGGCTGAAGGCGGAGTACCCTGAGCTGACCATTGCCATCAACGGCGGCATCCGCACGCTGGACGAAGCCGAGGAGCATTTGGGCCGGCTCGACAGCGTGATGATCGGCCGCGCCGCGTATGAAACCCCCTATCTGCTGGCCGACGCCGACCGCCGCCTGTTGGGCGGGGAACCCGGGCCCGACCGCCATGCCGTGATCGAGGCGATGCTGCCCTACATCGAGGCGCGGATGACCCTCGGCACGCCCTTGTCAGCCATCACCCGCCACATGCTGGGCCTGTTCCAGGGACTGCCCGGCGCCCGTGCCTACCGCCGCCACATCGCCGAGAACGCCCACCGCCCTGGCGCCGGCCCGGAGGTGCTGGAACGCGCCGCTTCCCTGGTGCGGGGGCGTGGGGCGGACGAGGCGGTCGAGGAGGCTGCGTGA